A DNA window from Coffea arabica cultivar ET-39 chromosome 6c, Coffea Arabica ET-39 HiFi, whole genome shotgun sequence contains the following coding sequences:
- the LOC113693638 gene encoding uncharacterized protein has translation MAATILADDDDDDINPFTSIMLLAPTRQPPKPESEEDHQNQSPLSSSKAGITSQQLLDQNNYYLHSINSHLLIRQLPSQGLSFQLWPAATTLVTLLDTHSSQSTIPNPLSTLFKAQENRPLRILELGSGTGLVGIAAAALLSANVTVTDLPHVLCNLHFNVEANSKLLQDNQGAKVNIAGLSWGVDEDMKAIGKEYDLILGSDVVYHDRLYKPLIKTLRFFLLGNDDGSKKKRVAFVMAHLKRWKKESAFFKMARKHFDVDIIHSDPPSHGARVGVVVYRMVGKCFLSINSVPS, from the coding sequence CCCTACACGCCAACCACCGAAACCAGAATCAGAAGAAGACCACCAGAATCAGAGCCCATTATCATCATCCAAAGCTGGAATAACTAGTCAACAACTTCTTGACCAAAATAACTACTACCTCCACTCTATCAACTCCCACCTACTCATCAGACAACTCCCTTCTCAAGGCCTCTCTTTTCAGCTCTGGCCTGCTGCAACGACTCTCGTCACCCTCCTTGATACCCACTCCTCTCAATCCACCATCCCCAACCCACTTTCCACCTTATTTAAAGCCCAAGAAAACCGTCCCCTCCGCATCCTGGAGCTGGGCTCTGGCACCGGTCTTGTTGGGATTGCAGCTGCTGCTCTTCTCTCTGCTAATGTCACTGTCACAGACCTCCCTCATGTGCTATGCAATCTGCATTTCAATGTGGAGGCTAACTCCAAACTTCTTCAAGACAACCAAGGTGCAAAAGTTAACATAGCGGGGCTTTCCTGGGGAGTGGATGAAGACATGAAAGCTATTGGGAAGGAGTATGATTTGATACTGGGGTCTGATGTAGTGTATCATGATCGCCTCTACAAGCCCTTGATTAAGACCCTGAGGTTCTTCTTGTTGGGGAATGATGACGGCAGCAAGAAGAAAAGGGTTGCCTTTGTGATGGCTCATTTAAAGAGGTGGAAGAAGGAGTCTGCATTTTTCAAGATGGCTAGGAAGCATTTCGATGTTGACATTATACATTCTGATCCTCCTTCCCATGGCGCTAGAGTTGGAGTAGTAGTGTACCGAATGGTGGGGAAATGTTTTCTCAGCATCAATTCTGTCCCTAGCTAA